One stretch of Armigeres subalbatus isolate Guangzhou_Male chromosome 2, GZ_Asu_2, whole genome shotgun sequence DNA includes these proteins:
- the LOC134209004 gene encoding uncharacterized protein LOC134209004, giving the protein MDKLIRERKSLEPRLKRIEDVVTKLKPEDVEEIDIQSELDALSEVWSIYCIVHKKIMDATVEEDKYEETVVHQAMFEEKYISVKNRLLKIMKVVKNREISTNGQQTTSEDIIKQLAEQQAQLIRMMSTNMAAGGASTSSSIANRSAASIPLSELRLPQMNLPTFSGDYLEWQSFSDLFDSMVHQNVSLKDSQKLYFLKTNLDGEAASLISHLKIEDANYQTALEKLKSRYNKPREIANKHINRFLAQHSLTLSSAQGLRTLHDVSDEVIRALKAMGREDRDTWLLFILCEKVDPETKQLWCQKIAEMPDVDITLQCFLSFIESRSFALQSMQSSKAKTSIPLKQFAKPATRGASTYVATNVPFCELCSKQHLLYQCGTFLHMKPNDRLAYINRLKLCENCLKSHTGESCKAGMCRKCNSPHHTLLHFSTSFASSEMQANPVQTLISAIEEPSSIDASNVLLATVAINVLDHRGRPYACRAVLDSASQVNFISTSFCNKLGLKTNVTSMALEGISSTPTRSDKYTEIVISSRFTNYRTAVACLVLEKITNTLPCKPAPIHEWPIPESLHLADPLFHLPGKIDVLLGTELFFQLLEPGKMNLSADESLPILQNTKLGWIVAGRYKDQKSISTHTSTCLIVSSEDELSRRLRKFWELEQYSPPSSYLSEEEQLCEQHFVEHTTRDKSGKFVVRLPFLLDPQKLGESRQIAERRLHYIERKLDRNPELKAEYHAFMREYVALGHMSLAIGKNAANKSVYLPHHCVIKSTSTTTKCRVVFDASSKTTSGQSLNDILMCGPVIQDSLINILLRFRIPPIVLMGDAKQMYRMVWLNELNRDFLKILWRWKRDEPIMEYRLNTVTFGTKSASYLATKCVQQLLESHRQQFPVAVEKAMKGIYIDDVLTGASTEEEAKELREQLTETLLRVDFILGNGPRTVPSYWKEFRILTSR; this is encoded by the coding sequence ATGGATAAGCTGATACGTGAGCGTAAGTCGCTAGAACCGCGACTAAAAAGAATTGAAGATGTGGTGACAAAGCTTAAGCCAGAGGATGTCGAAGAAATTGACATACAGAGTGAGTTAGATGCTTTAAGTGAAGTGTGGTCCATCTATTGCATTGTTCACAAGAAGATAATGGATGCTACTGTCGAGGAAGATAAGTACGAAGAAACAGTGGTGCACCAAGCAATGTTCGAAGAAAAATACATTTCAGTGAAAAACCGTTTGCTGAAGATCATGAAGGTAGTTAAAAATCGTGAAATTTCTACTAACGGTCAACAAACAACTTCGGAAGATATTATAAAGCAGCTCGCAGAACAACAAGCACAACTCATTCGTATGATGTCTACGAACATGGCTGCCGGCGGTGCTTCTACTTCATCGTCCATTGCAAATCGCTCAGCAGCGTCGATACCACTCTCAGAGCTCAGGCTTCCTCAAATGAATCTACCCACTTTTAGTGGGGACTATCTTGAATGGCAATCGTTCAGTGATCTTTTCGATAGTATGGTACATCAGAACGTATCGCTCAAAGACAGTCAAAAGTTGTACTTCCTTAAAACAAACTTGGATGGTGAGGCGGCCTCGTTAATCTCGCACCTTAAAATTGAAGATGCTAATTATCAAACggcattggaaaaattgaaatCGAGGTATAACAAGCCACGCGAAATTGCTAATAAGCACATAAATCGGTTTCTTGCCCAACACAGCCTAACGTTATCTTCAGCACAAGGTTTACGTACACTGCATGACGTTTCGGATGAAGTGATTCGGGCGCTCAAAGCCATGGGAAGGGAAGATCGAGATACTTGGCTTTTGTTCATCCTCTGCGAAAAGGTAGATCCAGAAACAAAACAACTGTGGTGCCAGAAAATTGCCGAAATGCCAGATGTTGATATAACACTTCAATGCTTCCTAAGCTTCATTGAATCGCGTAGTTTTGCTCTGCAATCAATGCAATCTTCAAAAGCAAAAACAAGCATACCACTCAAACAATTTGCGAAACCCGCAACCAGAGGGGCAAGTACATATGTTGCCACTAATGTTCCGTTTTGCGAACTATGTTCGAAGCAACATTTGCTGTACCAATGTGGAACGTTTTTGCACATGAAGCCTAATGATCGATTAGCTTATATTAATCGTTTGAAACTATGTGAAAATTGTTTAAAGTCGCATACTGGGGAAAGCTGTAAAGCAGGTATGTGCCGCAAATGTAACTCACCTCATCACACTTTGCTCCACTTTTCTACTTCATTTGCATCGAGCGAAATGCAAGCAAATCCAGTACAAACTTTGATTTCTGCCATTGAAGAGCCATCCAGCATCGATGCATCTAACGTCCTTCTTGCCACCGTCGCCATCAATGTTCTGGATCATCGGGGACGGCCTTACGCTTGCCGTGCCGTTCTTGACAGTGCATCTCAAGTGAACTTCATCAGCACTAGTTTTTGCAACAAATTAGGCCTCAAAACCAACGTTACTAGCATGGCCCTAGAAGGAATATCATCGACACCAACTCGTTCCGATAAGTATACCGAAATTGTTATATCGTCACGTTTCACAAATTATCGTACTGCCGTGGCCTGCCTGGTTCTAGAGAAAATTACCAATACACTTCCATGCAAACCAGCTCCTATCCACGAGTGGCCGATTCCAGAATCATTACACCTTGCCGATCCCCTATTCCATCTTCCCGGCAAAATCGACGTACTGTTAGGCACTGAATTATTTTTCCAACTGCTTGAGCCTGGTAAAATGAATCTCAGTGCTGATGAGAGCCTACCAATACTGCAGAACACTAAACTCGGTTGGATAGTTGCGGGCCGTTATAAAGATCAAAAATCGATCTCAACGCACACGTCAACATGCCTAATCGTTTCATCTGAGGACGAGTTATCACGACGGCTTCGAAAATTTTGGGAACTTGAACAGTATAGTCCTCCATCCAGCTATCTCTCCGAAGAAGAACAGCTTTGTGAGCAACATTTTGTTGAGCACACCACCCGAGACAAATCGGGAAAATTTGTTGTCAGGCTCCCTTTTTTGCTGGATCCACAAAAGCTAGGTGAGTCTCGACAAATAGCAGAGAGGCGACTCCACTATATCGAGCGAAAGCTTGACCGCAATCCTGAACTCAAGGCTGAGTATCATGCGTTCATGCGAGAGTACGTTGCGCTCGGACATATGTCTCTCGCTATTGGTAAAAATGCAGCAAACAAATCTGTGTATTTGCCTCATCATTGTGTTATTAAAAGCACCAGCACTACCACCAAATGTCGGGTGGTTTTTGATGCATCTTCTAAAACTACCAGTGGTCAATCATTAAATGACATTCTAATGTGCGGACCTGTTATTCAAGATTCGCTAATCAATATCCTGCTGCGGTTTCGCATCCCCCCCATCGTTCTCATGGGTGACGCGAAGCAAATGTACCGAATGGTGTGGTTGAATGAGCTTAATCGggattttcttaaaattttatggAGGTGGAAAAGGGATGAACCTATTATGGAATACCGTCTAAATACAGTGACATTCGGTACCAAAAGCGCATCCTATTTGGCAACGAAATGCGTTCAGCAATTACTGGAGTCACACAGGCAACAGTTTCCGGTGGCAGTAGAAAAGGCTATGAAAGGAATATACATCGACGATGTTCTTACTGGGGCATCAACTGAAGAAGAAGCTAAGGAACTGAGAGAACAATTGACGGAAACTTTGCTGCGGGTGGATTTCATCTTAGGAAATGGGCCTCGAACAGTGCCGTCGTATTGGAAGGAGTTCCGGATACTGACCTCGAGGTGA